From the Desulfosarcina sp. BuS5 genome, one window contains:
- the qrcA gene encoding menaquinone reductase multiheme cytochrome c subunit QrcA, producing MESHKDQDGKVSTGIGASEAAQKKDDGSSGFIILFFIVGFLASLVIGWVVFPKLLYSQKKQPFDFSHAVHMEEVDDGCESCHFFRDDGSFAGVPKLEQCVDCHEEAQGESEDEAVFLNKYVAKGKEVSWLIYSKQPDCVFFSHAAHVKMSKMECSECHGNIGESEHLRVYEENRITGVSRDIWGKNIGGFKKNTWDRMKMDDCSECHVRENVKQTSVQTKKGGCFVCHK from the coding sequence ATGGAGAGTCATAAAGATCAAGACGGTAAAGTTTCAACAGGTATTGGGGCGTCTGAAGCCGCACAAAAAAAGGATGACGGATCCAGCGGGTTCATCATCCTTTTTTTTATTGTAGGATTTTTGGCAAGTCTTGTCATAGGGTGGGTGGTTTTCCCGAAATTGCTCTATTCCCAAAAAAAGCAACCTTTCGATTTCAGCCATGCAGTCCATATGGAGGAGGTTGATGATGGTTGTGAAAGCTGTCATTTTTTCCGTGATGACGGAAGCTTTGCCGGAGTTCCCAAACTCGAGCAATGTGTCGACTGTCATGAAGAGGCACAGGGGGAGAGTGAGGATGAGGCTGTGTTTCTAAATAAATATGTTGCCAAAGGAAAGGAAGTGTCATGGCTGATATATTCAAAACAGCCTGACTGCGTCTTCTTCTCGCATGCGGCCCATGTAAAAATGAGTAAAATGGAATGTTCCGAATGTCATGGTAATATTGGCGAATCCGAACATTTAAGGGTTTATGAAGAGAATCGGATTACCGGTGTCAGCCGGGATATATGGGGAAAAAATATCGGTGGATTTAAGAAAAACACCTGGGACAGAATGAAGATGGATGACTGCTCGGAATGTCATGTAAGGGAGAATGTAAAACAG